A genome region from Macaca nemestrina isolate mMacNem1 chromosome 15, mMacNem.hap1, whole genome shotgun sequence includes the following:
- the LOC105496299 gene encoding GEL complex subunit OPTI isoform X3, with the protein MSGGRRKEEPPQPQLANGALKVSVWSKVLRSDAAWEDKDEFLDVIYWFRQIIAVVLGVIWGVLPLRGFLGIAGSSGSSFTLPFIMTDGVQLPTAPYPVQRTLLITAQELDRWGTPAPWNLEDPCFLDHESVCWASVFSARVVT; encoded by the exons ATGAGCGGCGGGCGGCGGAAGGAGGAGCCGCCTCAGCCGCAGCTGGCCAACGGGGCCCTCAAAGTCTCCGTCTGGAGCAAGGTGCTGCGGAGCGACGCGGCCTGGGAGGACAAG GATGAATTTTTAGATGTGATCTACTGGTTCCGACAGATCATTGCTGTGGTCCTGGGTGTCATTTGGGGAGTTTTACCATTACGAGGTTTCTTGGGAATAGCAGG GTCATCTGGATCATCTTTTACACTGCCATTCATTATGACTGATGGTGTACAGCTCCCAACTGCTCCCTATCCAGTCCAAAGGACCCTCTTGATTACAGCACAGGAACTTGATCGTTGGGGAACCCCAGCCCCTTGGAACTTGGAAGACCCATGTTTCCTGGACCACGAATCAGTGTGTTGGGCATCAGTGTTTTCTGCAAGGGTTGTGacctga
- the LOC105496299 gene encoding GEL complex subunit OPTI isoform X1 has translation MSGGRRKEEPPQPQLANGALKVSVWSKVLRSDAAWEDKDEFLDVIYWFRQIIAVVLGVIWGVLPLRGFLGIAGFCLINAGVLYLYFSNYLQIDEEEYGGTWELTKEGFMTSFALFMVIWIIFYTAIHYD, from the exons ATGAGCGGCGGGCGGCGGAAGGAGGAGCCGCCTCAGCCGCAGCTGGCCAACGGGGCCCTCAAAGTCTCCGTCTGGAGCAAGGTGCTGCGGAGCGACGCGGCCTGGGAGGACAAG GATGAATTTTTAGATGTGATCTACTGGTTCCGACAGATCATTGCTGTGGTCCTGGGTGTCATTTGGGGAGTTTTACCATTACGAGGTTTCTTGGGAATAGCAGG ATTCTGCCTGATCAATGCAGGAGTCCTGTACCTCTACTTCAGCAATTATCTACAGATTGATGAGGAAGAATATGGCGGCACGTGGGAGCTCACGAAAGAAGGGTTTATGACCTCTTTTGCCTTGTTCATG GTCATCTGGATCATCTTTTACACTGCCATTCATTATGACTGA
- the LOC105496299 gene encoding GEL complex subunit OPTI isoform X2 → MSGGRRKEEPPQPQLANGALKVSVWSKVLRSDAAWEDKDEFLDVIYWFRQIIAVVLGVIWGVLPLRGFLGIAGFCLINAGVLYLYFSNYLQIDEEEYGGTWELTKEGFMTSFALFMCLSPH, encoded by the exons ATGAGCGGCGGGCGGCGGAAGGAGGAGCCGCCTCAGCCGCAGCTGGCCAACGGGGCCCTCAAAGTCTCCGTCTGGAGCAAGGTGCTGCGGAGCGACGCGGCCTGGGAGGACAAG GATGAATTTTTAGATGTGATCTACTGGTTCCGACAGATCATTGCTGTGGTCCTGGGTGTCATTTGGGGAGTTTTACCATTACGAGGTTTCTTGGGAATAGCAGG ATTCTGCCTGATCAATGCAGGAGTCCTGTACCTCTACTTCAGCAATTATCTACAGATTGATGAGGAAGAATATGGCGGCACGTGGGAGCTCACGAAAGAAGGGTTTATGACCTCTTTTGCCTTGTTCATG TGCTTGTCTCCTCACTAG